One stretch of Thermococcus sp. 21S9 DNA includes these proteins:
- a CDS encoding MFS transporter translates to MNYVRRFYISSLLHLTFYSGFYLIYLRSLGLTDGQIGLLIGLSLVLVALLEVPTGVVADKISKKARVLLSKLLLVPGTLLLYLAHSFPGVLLATLFNSLAVAFLTGAETGWLYELLSRDGREGEYPKVYGRLRSFEMAGSFLGAVGGGFIAHSLGMRFAVLLSVPFALLSALILATVPTDTAKSSASYGRHLLESLRFVRNSPEVLWLFIYANLIGLPLTVFTSFIQLYFYGLIASVIVISWISAGYTMISGISWYFDFGEKLRAVIYRWSPVLIPSLTLLAGLNGYLGFLTLVFGSLLFAQVFKEWQGRFQRAIPDEKRATIGSFYSLFTATLNGGLNTLAGWLYGRVGIMKGLILLSVVFLLLGAGTALKKER, encoded by the coding sequence GGTTCTACATCTCAAGCCTCCTTCACCTGACTTTCTACTCAGGCTTCTACCTAATCTACCTCCGGAGCCTCGGCCTCACCGACGGACAGATTGGCCTCCTCATCGGCCTCTCGCTCGTTCTCGTTGCCCTGCTTGAGGTCCCGACCGGGGTGGTTGCAGATAAAATCTCGAAGAAGGCGAGAGTCCTGCTCTCTAAACTCCTGCTGGTTCCCGGGACGCTCCTCCTCTACCTCGCGCACTCCTTCCCCGGCGTTCTCCTTGCAACCCTCTTTAATTCGCTCGCGGTTGCGTTCCTAACCGGCGCGGAAACGGGCTGGCTCTACGAACTACTTTCCAGAGACGGAAGGGAGGGCGAATACCCGAAGGTTTATGGGAGGTTGAGGTCGTTCGAGATGGCCGGAAGCTTCCTCGGAGCCGTTGGCGGAGGTTTCATCGCACACTCCCTCGGCATGCGTTTTGCGGTTCTGCTCAGCGTCCCCTTCGCGCTCCTCTCGGCACTAATCCTCGCCACGGTTCCAACGGATACCGCGAAAAGTAGTGCCTCTTACGGTAGGCACCTGCTCGAAAGCCTCCGCTTCGTCAGAAACTCTCCGGAAGTCCTCTGGCTCTTCATCTACGCTAACCTCATAGGCCTTCCCCTAACGGTTTTCACGTCCTTCATTCAACTCTACTTCTACGGCCTCATCGCTTCCGTTATAGTAATCTCGTGGATTTCCGCCGGCTACACCATGATAAGCGGAATCTCGTGGTACTTTGACTTTGGCGAAAAGCTCAGGGCGGTCATTTACAGGTGGTCTCCCGTGTTAATTCCCTCCCTAACCTTACTCGCGGGGTTAAACGGCTACCTCGGTTTCCTCACGCTGGTTTTTGGAAGTCTCCTCTTCGCTCAGGTGTTCAAGGAGTGGCAGGGACGCTTTCAGAGAGCCATTCCCGACGAGAAGAGGGCAACAATAGGTTCGTTCTACTCCCTCTTCACGGCAACGCTGAACGGAGGTTTAAACACTTTGGCCGGCTGGCTCTATGGGCGCGTTGGGATAATGAAAGGCCTCATTTTGCTGTCCGTCGTTTTCCTCCTGCTCGGAGCCGGGACAGCCCTGAAAAAAGAGAGGTAG
- a CDS encoding DUF447 domain-containing protein yields MLDVFEEGKVYEVLLVTRSNGTPVGVVREGERLRFKLFPGRSFREIIETGKASIQLTNDPELLVRTALNLPVELEFVEANAHRWIKGLPGLYGRVEWKVERWKDELGETEVLLCEFIPEGEIEGTLPVKPFSRADCLLIEMAVLFTRYLVKPEEKLRARLLEMHSLYTHLGGRSTAVDHMVSFLTENAQKEH; encoded by the coding sequence ATGCTTGACGTTTTCGAGGAGGGCAAGGTTTACGAGGTTCTTCTCGTCACGCGCTCGAACGGTACTCCCGTTGGCGTCGTCCGGGAGGGCGAAAGGCTGAGGTTCAAGCTCTTCCCCGGTAGGAGCTTCCGTGAGATTATCGAAACTGGTAAAGCCTCAATCCAGCTCACCAACGACCCCGAACTGCTCGTCAGGACCGCTCTGAACCTTCCCGTCGAGCTGGAGTTCGTTGAGGCGAACGCCCACCGCTGGATTAAAGGCCTCCCCGGCCTGTACGGGCGGGTGGAGTGGAAGGTCGAGCGCTGGAAGGATGAACTCGGCGAAACGGAGGTTCTGCTCTGCGAGTTTATCCCGGAGGGCGAAATCGAGGGGACGCTACCGGTTAAACCGTTCAGCAGAGCTGACTGCCTGCTAATTGAGATGGCCGTCCTCTTCACGCGCTACCTCGTGAAACCGGAGGAGAAGCTAAGGGCCAGGCTTCTGGAGATGCACTCCCTCTATACACACCTCGGCGGTCGCTCCACTGCTGTGGACCACATGGTATCTTTTTTGACAGAAAATGCTCAAAAAGAACATTAG
- a CDS encoding MazG nucleotide pyrophosphohydrolase domain-containing protein encodes MELREFQEMIREIYFHKDSKRGVEKTFLWFVEEVGELSEAIRKNDREAMEEEFADVLAWLASLANLLDVDLEEAVKEKYPGVCPYCGKKPCECEEKF; translated from the coding sequence GTGGAGCTCAGGGAATTCCAGGAGATGATTCGGGAAATCTACTTCCACAAGGACTCAAAGAGGGGAGTGGAAAAAACCTTCCTCTGGTTCGTCGAGGAAGTAGGCGAGCTGAGCGAGGCGATACGGAAAAACGACCGCGAGGCTATGGAGGAAGAATTTGCCGACGTTTTAGCTTGGCTCGCGAGCCTTGCAAACCTACTCGACGTTGATTTGGAGGAGGCCGTCAAGGAGAAGTACCCTGGCGTCTGTCCCTACTGCGGGAAGAAGCCCTGTGAGTGCGAGGAGAAGTTCTGA
- a CDS encoding CGP-CTERM sorting domain-containing protein, with the protein MARRLLALLIAFATALSALGAVPALAQDYSTTYSDYVYLPAPVVPAFAIPGGTFKLYPKEGVQVESVTAVSVLHGPYDLQIVSKDDNSVTLQTPDDIAPDDYFLLIKTNKGTLVLPNGLKVFKEWPKTLKIAWTSDTHVTTGAKVGFVCGPYFQSNVYKLEEMCSNPIPLHSVVATYSAYQYWAMNGATIMINTGDEVDTSGDVTGYQIIYNITKLASASGLPVVGIKGNHDDPPTVYTQVLGPKYFYVTIGKFIIIGLDTGGDRGYPTMDEIEWMEKVLDEHKGYIPIVLYHHPYFFNPRWNYLGGVIQGLDPSTDWDQLKEYVSRYWGADQEVAKRFLEDVVKYNIPLTMSGHIHHDMYWLYIDKEGHKHYFLTLTSTGAPDKEPNPPANPRHSPTWYGSNLVVISENGSVEMPYTPVKIENDKVRSDFISVPVPQEFMIFKHQTSMGTILKFINELNNSVTGPIVIPVPANAKVDPSVTNVTYKVIASREIAGQYYMLLNVTVPKGVSQLVVDTGKDTEKPVVQIAYLQPSHPKPDSQFTVYFTAQDNLGIRDLYAVLYDSNGNIVKYGKVDKFPAEPSSGKPGDTFYIVELPGLKAGKYKLEIVAEDFYGNKAVVTKELNIAESKPPASTSPTTTTTATTSKKGICGPALIVGLAIVPLLLRKRR; encoded by the coding sequence ATGGCCAGGCGGCTGTTGGCTCTGCTGATTGCGTTTGCAACTGCCCTTTCTGCACTTGGAGCGGTTCCAGCGCTGGCTCAGGACTACTCAACGACCTACAGCGACTACGTTTACCTGCCCGCGCCCGTTGTTCCGGCGTTCGCCATCCCCGGAGGCACCTTCAAGCTCTATCCCAAAGAAGGTGTTCAGGTTGAGTCAGTGACAGCTGTTTCAGTCCTTCACGGCCCGTATGACCTTCAAATAGTTTCCAAGGACGACAATTCAGTCACCCTTCAGACCCCGGATGACATTGCCCCGGACGACTACTTCCTCCTCATAAAGACCAACAAGGGAACTCTCGTTCTCCCGAACGGTCTCAAGGTCTTCAAGGAGTGGCCGAAGACCCTCAAGATTGCCTGGACGAGTGACACCCACGTCACCACCGGTGCAAAGGTCGGTTTCGTCTGCGGACCGTACTTCCAGAGCAACGTCTACAAGCTTGAGGAGATGTGCTCCAACCCGATTCCGCTCCACAGCGTTGTGGCAACTTACAGCGCCTACCAGTACTGGGCAATGAACGGTGCTACCATAATGATAAACACCGGTGACGAGGTCGACACCAGCGGTGACGTTACCGGATACCAGATAATCTACAACATAACCAAGCTCGCCTCCGCTTCCGGCCTTCCGGTCGTTGGAATCAAGGGCAACCACGACGACCCGCCGACCGTTTACACCCAGGTTCTCGGTCCCAAGTACTTCTACGTCACCATCGGCAAGTTCATCATAATCGGCCTCGACACCGGAGGAGACCGCGGTTACCCGACGATGGACGAGATTGAGTGGATGGAGAAGGTTCTCGACGAGCACAAGGGTTACATTCCGATAGTCCTCTACCACCACCCGTACTTCTTCAACCCGCGCTGGAACTACCTCGGCGGTGTCATCCAGGGCCTTGACCCGAGCACCGATTGGGACCAGCTTAAGGAGTACGTCAGTCGCTACTGGGGTGCCGACCAGGAGGTCGCGAAGCGCTTCCTTGAGGACGTCGTTAAGTACAACATCCCGCTCACGATGAGCGGTCACATCCACCACGACATGTACTGGCTCTACATCGACAAGGAGGGCCACAAGCACTACTTCCTCACCCTCACCTCGACCGGCGCTCCCGACAAGGAGCCGAACCCACCGGCCAACCCGAGGCACAGCCCGACCTGGTACGGAAGCAACCTCGTTGTTATCAGCGAGAACGGTAGCGTTGAAATGCCCTACACCCCGGTTAAGATTGAGAACGACAAGGTCAGGAGCGACTTCATCAGCGTTCCCGTTCCGCAGGAGTTCATGATATTCAAGCACCAGACCAGCATGGGAACTATTCTCAAGTTCATCAACGAGCTCAACAACAGCGTTACCGGCCCTATTGTCATCCCGGTTCCAGCCAACGCCAAGGTCGACCCGAGCGTCACCAACGTCACCTACAAGGTTATAGCCTCAAGGGAGATAGCCGGCCAGTACTACATGCTCCTCAACGTGACCGTTCCTAAGGGTGTCTCCCAGCTCGTCGTTGACACCGGAAAGGACACCGAGAAGCCGGTCGTTCAGATTGCCTACCTCCAGCCCAGCCACCCCAAGCCAGACTCACAGTTCACCGTTTACTTCACCGCCCAGGACAACCTTGGCATCAGGGACCTCTACGCGGTTCTCTACGACTCAAACGGCAACATCGTCAAGTACGGCAAGGTTGATAAGTTCCCGGCCGAGCCCTCAAGCGGAAAGCCCGGCGATACCTTCTACATCGTCGAGCTTCCGGGACTCAAGGCCGGCAAGTACAAGCTTGAGATAGTGGCCGAGGACTTCTACGGAAACAAGGCCGTCGTCACCAAGGAGCTCAACATAGCCGAGAGCAAGCCACCCGCGAGCACGAGTCCAACCACTACCACCACTGCCACTACCTCCAAGAAGGGTATCTGTGGTCCTGCCTTAATCGTCGGACTTGCCATAGTGCCACTCCTCCTCAGGAAGAGGCGCTGA